In Geopsychrobacter electrodiphilus DSM 16401, a single window of DNA contains:
- a CDS encoding cytochrome c3 family protein, with the protein MKFRQLATFIVLASLVLILVPVASRAEGKFNLKPGAMGKICLTCHTAFSDKLKARYVHTPLTEGECTGCHNPHASGHDNLLDADANLLCYNCHDNMVPKKATSVHQVVAEGKCVACHDPHASNNPSNLIKAGQELCFSCHKELGERIATNKYKHAPVQKDCLLCHTPHASEKNAKLLKTEQPALCLKCHKTNSGSFKKRHMNYPVEKGRCTSCHDPHGSNSGAILADVIHNPVSNQMCNQCHNEPDSANPFGLKKNGFEICQGCHYDMINTAFSKDRVHWPLVDRTGCINCHTPHASNSKGLLRKPMIQVCGKCHADTIARQERSFTKHQPISSGNCTACHSPHASDNMFLLNKAKTVEVCGQCHDWQTHSTHPIGDKVVDPRNSNLRLQCLSCHRTHGTEYKSFLHFADVQSLCVQCHTKYRR; encoded by the coding sequence ATGAAATTCCGACAACTCGCCACATTTATTGTTCTGGCAAGTCTGGTTCTGATCCTCGTACCTGTAGCCAGCCGGGCCGAGGGGAAATTCAACCTCAAACCAGGTGCTATGGGGAAAATCTGCCTGACTTGCCACACGGCTTTTTCAGATAAGCTGAAAGCCAGGTATGTCCATACTCCGCTCACGGAAGGTGAGTGTACCGGGTGTCACAATCCGCATGCCTCAGGCCACGACAACCTTCTGGATGCTGATGCGAATCTTCTTTGTTACAACTGTCATGACAATATGGTACCGAAAAAAGCGACCAGTGTTCATCAGGTTGTGGCTGAAGGAAAGTGTGTTGCCTGCCATGATCCCCACGCTTCCAATAATCCATCCAACCTGATCAAGGCTGGCCAGGAGTTGTGCTTCAGTTGTCACAAGGAGTTGGGTGAGCGCATCGCGACGAATAAGTATAAACACGCGCCGGTGCAGAAGGACTGCCTGCTCTGTCACACCCCCCATGCTTCGGAGAAGAACGCCAAACTCTTGAAGACTGAGCAGCCTGCTTTGTGCCTGAAATGCCATAAAACAAACAGTGGCAGCTTTAAAAAGCGGCATATGAATTACCCGGTCGAAAAGGGGAGATGCACCTCCTGTCACGATCCTCACGGTTCTAATTCTGGAGCGATTCTGGCTGATGTTATCCACAATCCGGTCAGCAATCAGATGTGTAATCAGTGCCATAACGAGCCTGATTCGGCCAATCCGTTTGGCCTGAAAAAAAATGGTTTCGAAATCTGTCAGGGCTGTCATTACGACATGATCAACACCGCCTTCAGTAAAGACCGTGTGCACTGGCCCCTGGTGGACAGGACCGGTTGCATTAACTGTCACACCCCGCATGCTTCAAACAGCAAGGGCCTGCTGCGCAAACCGATGATCCAGGTGTGTGGGAAGTGTCACGCCGACACCATTGCACGCCAGGAGCGCTCATTTACCAAGCACCAGCCGATCAGTTCGGGTAATTGCACGGCCTGCCACTCGCCACATGCTTCGGATAATATGTTTCTGCTGAATAAGGCAAAAACGGTCGAAGTCTGCGGTCAGTGCCACGACTGGCAGACCCACTCAACTCACCCGATAGGCGACAAGGTTGTTGACCCGCGTAACAGCAACCTCAGGCTTCAATGTCTGAGTTGTCACCGGACTCATGGGACTGAATACAAGAGCTTCCTGCATTTCGCTGATGTGCAAAGTCTGTGTGTTCAGTGTCACACCAAGTATCGGAGATAG
- a CDS encoding NHL repeat-containing protein has translation MRNILIIITAFCLWFPLTGLATETVKLKHIKSIYSDSAGVGLKYPEGVACNNTSFVVADTGNRQLVRFKLQDQTFSPESSMTLTDSSPRTVQLTALGDIYVLDAKARNILKLNAAGESQGKLAIKGLADADKIVPKSFKLDSAGNIYLLDIFANRVIVAGPDQTFIRQINFPARFGFFSDLAVNNQGSIYLLDSVDADIFVAEPGADAFVQLTKGLKEYVNFPANIAVDGHGIIFLSDQNGSGLVLIGRAGSFLGRKLGSGWDEGQLQYPAQICINDQYQLFVADRNNNRVQVFSILAE, from the coding sequence ATGCGAAATATTCTGATTATAATTACAGCCTTTTGTCTTTGGTTTCCGCTCACCGGGCTGGCGACTGAAACGGTTAAGCTGAAGCATATTAAATCCATCTATAGTGACAGTGCCGGGGTGGGCCTCAAATACCCGGAAGGGGTTGCCTGTAACAACACGTCATTCGTGGTGGCCGATACCGGGAACCGGCAACTGGTAAGGTTTAAGTTGCAGGATCAGACGTTCAGCCCGGAAAGTTCAATGACGCTGACGGACTCTTCACCGCGAACAGTGCAATTGACTGCGCTGGGCGATATATACGTGCTGGACGCCAAGGCCCGTAACATTCTCAAATTGAATGCAGCTGGTGAGAGTCAGGGGAAGCTAGCTATCAAGGGTTTGGCAGACGCGGATAAAATAGTTCCGAAAAGCTTCAAGCTTGATAGTGCGGGCAATATCTATCTGCTGGATATCTTTGCTAACCGGGTGATTGTTGCTGGTCCGGATCAAACCTTTATCCGGCAGATTAATTTCCCGGCAAGGTTCGGTTTCTTTTCGGATCTTGCGGTCAACAATCAGGGGTCAATCTACTTACTTGACAGTGTTGACGCCGATATTTTTGTGGCGGAACCTGGCGCTGATGCATTTGTCCAATTGACGAAAGGGTTGAAAGAGTACGTCAACTTTCCGGCCAATATTGCGGTGGACGGACACGGCATCATTTTTCTGTCAGATCAGAATGGCAGCGGGTTGGTTCTGATCGGGAGAGCTGGGTCTTTCCTGGGGCGAAAACTTGGTTCCGGTTGGGATGAGGGGCAGTTGCAGTATCCGGCACAGATCTGCATCAACGATCAATATCAGCTGTTTGTCGCTGATCGCAACAACAATCGGGTGCAGGTGTTCAGTATCCTAGCCGAATAG
- a CDS encoding phosphate/phosphite/phosphonate ABC transporter substrate-binding protein — protein sequence MYTWGNRQLYCILFFCCLCLLLQGCQQSMADQPPKQKPRTFRIGLSPELNLFEQQKLYQPLLDYLSSELGAHFEIVSLPGYRNMLDNFHKLALDGAFMGSFNGEMAIEQLGAEPIARPQYLGGASTYYGIVFVKKGSGIRNAEDMRGKRMVFVDRATTAGYLLPLDFFASLGIADYKTWFRESYFSGSHEDSILDVLNGQADVGAAKNTVFSRMSAADKRISEGLEILATSPRVPSNCLILRKDFPLKVKQLLKQRLLTLNQTSEGRSILTALGFEAFIETTANDYQPVRDYVKSVGLDLPSFTF from the coding sequence ATGTATACTTGGGGGAATCGCCAGCTTTATTGTATTCTTTTTTTCTGCTGCCTCTGTCTGCTTTTGCAGGGTTGCCAGCAAAGTATGGCTGACCAGCCTCCGAAGCAAAAGCCCCGGACATTTCGTATTGGTCTGAGCCCGGAACTTAATCTATTCGAACAACAAAAACTCTACCAGCCCTTGCTCGACTATCTTTCTTCTGAACTTGGTGCCCATTTCGAAATTGTCAGCCTGCCCGGCTATAGGAACATGCTCGATAATTTCCACAAACTTGCCCTGGATGGAGCCTTTATGGGGAGCTTCAACGGGGAGATGGCGATCGAACAGTTGGGCGCAGAGCCGATAGCGCGACCGCAATACCTTGGGGGGGCGTCAACCTATTACGGCATTGTCTTCGTAAAAAAGGGGAGTGGTATTCGTAATGCCGAAGATATGCGCGGGAAGCGGATGGTGTTCGTCGACCGGGCCACGACCGCTGGATACCTTTTGCCGCTTGATTTTTTTGCTAGCCTCGGCATTGCCGACTATAAAACCTGGTTCCGCGAAAGCTATTTCAGTGGCAGTCATGAAGATTCAATATTGGATGTGCTGAATGGGCAGGCGGACGTCGGTGCGGCCAAAAATACGGTATTTTCACGCATGTCCGCAGCGGACAAACGCATTTCGGAAGGGTTGGAAATTCTTGCGACCTCACCACGTGTCCCGTCCAACTGCCTTATTTTAAGAAAAGACTTCCCCCTTAAGGTTAAGCAACTCCTTAAACAGAGGCTATTAACTTTAAATCAAACGAGCGAGGGGCGCAGTATCCTGACAGCCTTAGGGTTCGAAGCATTTATCGAAACAACTGCCAACGATTATCAACCAGTTCGGGACTACGTAAAAAGTGTCGGTCTGGATCTACCCAGCTTCACCTTTTAG
- a CDS encoding YncE family protein has protein sequence MLRLNYHGDLKYLLIGLCLLSLVACSFAVPAVTAPKAALDNLTLFLQPLPQEAHRLTIHLAELVALRVDGGEIALPLALNPLVADDLIDAQTKLSGVSLPIGLYRGLALRIAAVELLGEEGQINLLPPPERLTVEYPFQISKDQSEILYLSLAADRLITDGAIFTPRFSLWQPERVLLNLKGFVSNSGASSLTVFNKRTVEVLGILRMGETPRDLLLDQARGWLYVALSGENAIVVVDLNTGNLLGRVALRFGDQPSKLALTPGGKTLLALNPGSNTVSLIDPQSLFETGRINLLSEPNGLIAGADDTHAYVTLANNSLTVLDLKGRQIQRTVPLNEAPMDGVISRDGRTLFLINRFSADLTVFDLASLTTSRKIYVGNGALSLKADGSTGLIYIGKQDGGIAVVDPRSLSAVDAFSLDPEPVQAITIDEEENALFAVQPNSRTLIKLDLVSKKVLGRLTLEAGSHDVVVMGER, from the coding sequence ATGCTGAGATTAAATTACCACGGGGATCTGAAGTATCTGCTGATCGGTCTGTGCTTGTTGTCTCTCGTTGCCTGCTCCTTTGCGGTGCCAGCGGTGACCGCTCCAAAAGCCGCGCTGGATAACCTGACCCTGTTTCTGCAGCCTCTCCCGCAGGAGGCCCATCGCCTGACCATTCATCTGGCAGAGCTGGTCGCTTTACGCGTGGATGGCGGGGAAATCGCCTTGCCACTGGCTTTGAACCCGCTGGTAGCCGATGACCTGATTGACGCCCAGACGAAGCTGAGCGGTGTTTCCTTGCCGATTGGTCTCTACCGCGGCCTTGCCCTGCGCATCGCCGCCGTCGAGCTGCTCGGAGAAGAAGGTCAGATCAATCTACTCCCCCCTCCAGAACGTTTAACTGTTGAGTATCCTTTCCAGATTAGCAAAGACCAGAGCGAGATCCTCTATCTGTCTCTGGCGGCCGACCGCCTGATCACAGACGGCGCGATTTTCACGCCGCGGTTCTCCCTGTGGCAGCCGGAAAGGGTGCTGCTGAACCTCAAGGGCTTCGTCAGTAATAGTGGCGCTAGCAGTCTGACCGTTTTCAATAAACGGACAGTTGAAGTGCTCGGCATCCTGCGCATGGGTGAAACGCCGCGGGATTTGCTGCTCGATCAGGCCCGCGGCTGGCTCTATGTCGCGCTGAGCGGAGAGAACGCGATCGTGGTGGTTGACCTGAACACTGGCAATCTGCTTGGACGGGTCGCCCTGCGCTTCGGCGATCAGCCCAGCAAGCTGGCACTGACACCCGGCGGAAAAACCCTCCTCGCGCTTAATCCCGGGAGCAACACCGTCAGCCTGATTGATCCCCAATCCCTGTTTGAGACCGGACGGATCAATCTCCTTTCAGAACCGAATGGCCTGATTGCCGGGGCTGATGACACCCATGCCTACGTGACCCTGGCCAATAATTCACTCACCGTACTCGACCTTAAGGGCCGACAGATTCAGCGCACCGTCCCCCTTAATGAGGCGCCAATGGACGGGGTGATCAGTCGGGATGGCCGAACCTTGTTTCTGATTAACCGGTTTTCCGCCGACCTGACCGTTTTCGACCTGGCCTCGCTGACGACGTCCAGAAAGATTTATGTCGGCAACGGGGCTCTTTCGCTCAAGGCTGATGGCTCAACCGGACTGATCTACATCGGCAAACAGGATGGCGGCATCGCGGTGGTTGATCCGCGTTCGCTGAGCGCAGTCGATGCCTTCAGTCTGGACCCCGAGCCGGTGCAGGCGATCACAATTGACGAGGAGGAGAATGCCCTGTTCGCCGTGCAACCAAACAGCCGCACTCTGATAAAACTTGACCTGGTCAGCAAAAAAGTGTTGGGCCGTCTGACCCTTGAGGCCGGCAGCCATGATGTTGTGGTCATGGGTGAGCGGTGA
- a CDS encoding cytochrome c3 family protein — translation MTFRICSQRLILNLCTACVFGLLIGSALTCPAQGFHEGGVGNCNGCHSMHSAKPGSQQLLLSSDPSSICLNCHAGAGGPNSPSVFSPDGSALTPGGDFYWLTRSYSWLDGSSPAADHGHNIVAIDYGLLSDPVLSTSPGGSFPSAALGCTSCHDPHGQVGGGTPRGSLPITRSGSYGDVVDIGGVNGNYRLLGDSRYTPANGPAFQANAPAARQSSVNRFEETDSSHVAYGAGMSEWCGNCHGDLLHNAHQVAGSSFVHPSGSGALLTPALVSTYNSYLRTGDLSGVASNAYLQFVPFERGTSNLQLLDPNSTQGPEVTSTVMCLTCHRAHASAFPKAGRWDFNAVLLVDSHPKVGDMGGTAGDVYASYYGRDIALEFGSGQGSFCEKCHGSTTP, via the coding sequence ATGACATTTCGCATTTGCAGTCAGCGCCTGATTCTGAATCTGTGTACGGCCTGTGTCTTTGGTCTGCTGATCGGCAGTGCTCTGACTTGTCCCGCCCAGGGGTTTCATGAAGGTGGCGTCGGGAATTGCAACGGTTGTCATTCGATGCATAGCGCCAAGCCCGGCAGTCAGCAACTGCTGCTGAGTTCCGACCCCAGTTCAATCTGCCTCAACTGCCACGCTGGTGCCGGCGGCCCCAATAGCCCATCGGTCTTCAGCCCGGACGGCTCGGCGCTTACTCCCGGCGGAGATTTTTACTGGTTGACCCGCAGCTACAGCTGGCTGGACGGCAGCAGCCCGGCGGCCGACCATGGCCATAACATTGTCGCCATAGATTACGGTTTACTCTCTGACCCGGTTTTGTCCACCTCGCCTGGCGGGAGTTTCCCTTCGGCCGCCCTGGGTTGCACCAGCTGTCATGACCCGCACGGTCAGGTTGGCGGCGGTACCCCGCGGGGGAGTCTGCCGATCACCCGTTCCGGCTCTTATGGTGACGTGGTCGATATTGGCGGTGTGAACGGCAATTACCGTCTGCTGGGCGATTCCCGTTACACCCCTGCCAACGGACCGGCTTTCCAGGCCAATGCGCCGGCTGCGCGGCAGAGCAGCGTCAACCGATTCGAAGAGACCGACAGCTCCCATGTCGCCTACGGTGCGGGGATGAGTGAGTGGTGTGGAAACTGCCATGGCGATCTGCTGCACAACGCTCATCAGGTTGCCGGGAGCAGTTTTGTGCATCCTTCCGGGAGCGGCGCTCTGCTGACACCTGCACTCGTCTCGACCTACAACAGCTATCTGCGGACCGGAGATTTAAGCGGGGTTGCTTCGAACGCCTACCTCCAGTTTGTTCCCTTCGAACGAGGTACCAGCAACCTGCAGCTGCTCGATCCGAACAGCACTCAGGGGCCGGAGGTCACCTCAACTGTCATGTGTCTGACCTGTCATCGTGCCCACGCCTCGGCCTTCCCCAAGGCCGGTCGCTGGGATTTCAATGCAGTTCTGTTGGTCGACTCCCACCCGAAGGTCGGTGATATGGGGGGGACGGCCGGTGACGTATATGCCAGCTATTACGGCCGCGATATCGCCCTGGAGTTTGGCAGCGGGCAAGGATCATTCTGTGAAAAATGCCATGGTTCCACTACGCCCTGA
- a CDS encoding response regulator, giving the protein MMHAAPFKILAVDDEKLLLWALERACEGRALDIKTVVTTQEALAEIERCHYDLFLLDFDLRDPSRLELLKAIDTRCPYVPIIIMTTADMKSCELNDAVRAARKHGAWHLMEKPFSLDRMLSFIEVIFLDHGKVKLCLNDLAHNFDNEKRLKFRRSHVQSVEISFTSIVDGEQKKSFTTGILTDVSDCGLGLLTHAPLRQNQVINLGESMHNQSGIVAWSCWMEDQTCRVGVSLY; this is encoded by the coding sequence ATGATGCATGCAGCCCCCTTCAAAATACTGGCTGTCGACGACGAAAAACTCCTCCTCTGGGCGCTGGAGCGCGCCTGCGAAGGCCGAGCCCTCGATATCAAAACGGTCGTTACCACTCAAGAGGCTCTGGCCGAAATTGAACGCTGCCATTATGACCTTTTTCTGCTCGACTTTGACTTGCGCGACCCAAGCCGGTTGGAGCTGCTGAAAGCCATCGACACACGCTGCCCTTATGTGCCGATCATCATCATGACCACAGCCGACATGAAGTCCTGCGAGTTGAACGACGCAGTCAGGGCGGCACGCAAGCATGGCGCCTGGCACCTGATGGAAAAGCCCTTCAGCCTTGACAGAATGCTGAGTTTCATCGAGGTCATTTTTCTGGATCACGGCAAGGTCAAGCTCTGTCTGAACGATCTGGCGCACAATTTTGATAACGAAAAACGCCTGAAATTTCGCCGCTCCCACGTGCAGTCGGTGGAGATTTCGTTTACCTCAATCGTCGACGGGGAACAAAAAAAAAGCTTTACCACAGGGATTCTTACAGATGTCAGTGATTGCGGCCTTGGCCTGCTGACCCACGCGCCGCTGAGGCAGAACCAGGTGATCAATCTTGGTGAATCCATGCACAATCAGAGCGGGATCGTCGCCTGGAGCTGCTGGATGGAAGACCAGACCTGCCGAGTCGGAGTGAGTTTGTACTGA
- a CDS encoding GNA1162 family protein, which yields MNIPLGFCLLLLLAGCSGSMSSVHDYTNAQMDFSAVHTVAVLPFQNLSADDQAAERVRDVFMGMLLTTEQIYVLPTGEVKRGIALVGMRSPQTPTTEEITKLKNILKVDAVITGVLREYGTVRSGSAEANLVSLSLQMVETQNGTTVWSASSTKGGISMADRMLGSGGRPMNDVTTQVINDLLDQLFE from the coding sequence ATGAATATCCCGCTGGGTTTTTGTTTGCTGCTCCTTTTGGCCGGCTGCAGCGGTTCAATGAGTTCAGTTCACGATTACACCAACGCGCAGATGGATTTCAGTGCGGTGCACACAGTGGCCGTTCTGCCGTTTCAGAATCTGTCAGCGGACGATCAGGCCGCGGAGCGGGTCAGGGACGTCTTCATGGGGATGCTCCTGACCACGGAGCAGATCTACGTGCTGCCGACCGGCGAAGTGAAGCGTGGTATCGCCCTGGTCGGTATGCGCAGTCCGCAGACACCGACGACCGAAGAGATCACCAAACTGAAAAACATTCTGAAGGTCGACGCGGTCATCACCGGTGTGCTCAGGGAGTATGGCACGGTCCGCTCCGGCTCGGCCGAAGCCAACCTGGTCTCGTTGAGCCTGCAGATGGTCGAGACCCAGAACGGCACGACGGTCTGGTCGGCCTCTTCAACCAAAGGAGGGATCAGCATGGCGGATCGGATGCTGGGGAGTGGTGGCCGACCGATGAACGATGTGACGACACAGGTGATTAATGATCTTCTCGACCAGCTTTTTGAATAA
- a CDS encoding peptidylprolyl isomerase: MLRNFCHLVSALILVAATSVCGFAFGGGGQAADTKVPSVPVELKELTVPLRARGEMVVRNIPLFSAKYADTPVAMVNDEPITMAKFAMTLANMHNQMAGSEAAGKQDYFKALDRLIQVKLVEQEALNIGFDRTPEVRAQMDSFALTTLIQQLLAQQVLDVKLDEKEIDALYQKMAIETKLLTYKFNEKPDAEAFLKAYRAGGDFKILADQQVSSGKAAGGENSDYMKLIDLFPSVAKAAFSMKKGEVSDIFQAEKGFLIFRLEDKKVYDDPQVRDQAANTLFQQKSREKQMKYLKSLVRKYAKTDEKVMTSFDFGKIMSKKPQAKGTEIFAQLKEDKRPLATITDGKEKVTITVAEVAKELEASMFHGTNITLDAKKMDNQKDDLIYNKEVAVAGRMEAQRQGIDKQKNYIAAVEENKERLLFEAFVNKAVVPGLTVRDEDARKYYFNNLETYASPMMLKMKSLIFNDKARAEDALRKLKAGSDFKWVSSNATGLADTTDKNILTFDGNLLAATALPEDLQKLVGQAKQGDYYLYAGPDQLFYTLQVESVYPSVAKPYEEVRQEVGRILYGQKINDALADWVTKLKAAYETESFLVQK; encoded by the coding sequence ATGTTAAGAAATTTCTGTCACCTCGTTTCTGCTTTGATTCTGGTTGCAGCTACTTCTGTTTGCGGATTTGCCTTCGGAGGAGGGGGCCAGGCCGCCGATACCAAGGTGCCGTCAGTACCTGTGGAGTTGAAGGAGCTGACCGTTCCGCTGCGCGCCAGGGGGGAGATGGTGGTCCGGAATATTCCCCTGTTCTCTGCAAAGTATGCCGATACTCCGGTCGCCATGGTCAATGACGAACCGATCACTATGGCCAAATTCGCCATGACCCTGGCCAATATGCACAATCAGATGGCCGGTTCCGAAGCTGCGGGTAAACAGGACTATTTCAAGGCTCTCGACCGCCTGATCCAGGTCAAGCTGGTGGAGCAGGAGGCGCTCAATATCGGCTTTGACCGCACCCCGGAAGTGCGCGCCCAGATGGACAGTTTTGCCCTGACCACCCTGATTCAACAGCTCCTCGCGCAACAGGTTCTGGATGTCAAGCTGGACGAGAAGGAGATAGATGCGCTGTATCAGAAGATGGCCATCGAGACCAAACTGTTGACCTATAAATTCAACGAGAAACCTGACGCCGAAGCCTTTCTGAAGGCCTACAGAGCTGGGGGTGATTTTAAAATACTCGCGGACCAGCAGGTCTCTTCCGGTAAGGCCGCAGGTGGAGAAAATTCAGATTACATGAAGTTGATCGACCTGTTCCCCTCGGTCGCCAAGGCGGCTTTTTCAATGAAAAAAGGAGAGGTAAGCGATATCTTCCAGGCCGAGAAGGGGTTCCTGATCTTCCGGCTCGAGGATAAAAAAGTCTACGACGATCCGCAGGTTCGTGATCAGGCGGCGAACACTCTGTTTCAGCAAAAATCACGTGAAAAACAGATGAAGTACCTGAAATCTCTGGTGAGAAAATATGCGAAAACCGATGAGAAAGTCATGACTTCGTTCGATTTTGGCAAAATCATGAGCAAAAAACCGCAAGCTAAAGGAACGGAAATATTTGCGCAGCTAAAAGAGGATAAGCGTCCTCTGGCCACCATCACTGACGGCAAGGAGAAGGTCACCATTACGGTCGCTGAGGTGGCTAAAGAGCTTGAAGCTTCTATGTTCCACGGGACGAATATCACCCTTGATGCCAAAAAGATGGATAACCAGAAAGATGACCTGATTTACAACAAGGAAGTGGCTGTTGCCGGCAGGATGGAGGCGCAACGCCAGGGGATCGACAAACAGAAGAACTATATCGCCGCAGTTGAAGAGAACAAGGAGCGCTTGCTGTTTGAAGCCTTTGTCAACAAAGCGGTGGTGCCGGGGCTGACCGTCCGCGATGAGGATGCCAGGAAATATTACTTCAACAATCTTGAAACCTACGCTTCTCCGATGATGCTCAAAATGAAGAGTCTGATCTTTAACGATAAAGCCAGAGCCGAAGACGCGTTGCGTAAACTTAAGGCCGGCAGTGATTTCAAGTGGGTTTCGTCCAACGCGACAGGACTGGCTGATACGACGGACAAGAATATTCTTACCTTTGATGGCAACCTGCTGGCGGCAACTGCCCTCCCGGAAGATCTGCAAAAGCTGGTGGGTCAGGCCAAGCAGGGCGATTATTATCTTTACGCCGGACCGGACCAGCTTTTTTATACCCTGCAGGTTGAAAGCGTCTACCCCTCTGTTGCCAAACCCTACGAGGAGGTCCGTCAGGAGGTCGGGCGGATTCTTTATGGTCAGAAGATCAATGACGCGCTGGCTGATTGGGTGACCAAACTTAAGGCTGCTTATGAAACCGAAAGCTTTCTGGTACAGAAATAG
- a CDS encoding cytochrome c3 family protein, whose product MMRKNSGLMKTLFGCVLLLCCLLAVQMAWPDTSYAARKFKKKECADCHDDFAKKYLGLKNLHPGVKEGKCQDCHLSHGIVGKLLLVEDGNGLCFRCHKKEDFNLDKKVGVHTALRRGKCTTCHNPHGSSAPNLLVSEGEGICFTCHKKDNFTRKVVHGIIQDKGCRVCHQPHYSKEANLLTMEPGKLCLSCHDKNKSAFKKSHGGYPVAAKSCTICHDPHSSENPNLLKTSLHSPVAEAECSACHNAADSAKPFGLNTPANELCLSCHDSGSIQGNGAVKHEPFKEGNCLSCHNPHASEQKTLLLNAGNKLCFNCHEDTSHIIRFPHAPLQSEKGCLSCHSPHSAAYKGLVNKPEGELCFGCHAKTKEDGAKNKHQHAPFKENMCLSCHNPHGSSAEHLLTDRADTVCYSCHSGLQGEFQKTIIHNPVQGGQCIACHQGHGSDNEKLLKATGKELCSKCHEDSIPKDSAASLHEPYVDDDCLTCHDPHASDNKGMTTEPQKVLCLNCHSDLAESIATAADRHAPVSAGKCTECHSPHLSKLKSLLLAETPDICLNCHTGLKAKMASEKVHSPAARDCLRCHQPHASKGSRLLDQPLQSLCGECHGFDKVSFQKAHLSIAADDMNCISCHDPHSSKDPKFFKPVMHAPFAAKSCDACHIAGKE is encoded by the coding sequence ATGATGCGAAAAAACTCTGGTCTGATGAAGACCCTATTTGGGTGTGTGTTGTTGCTTTGTTGCCTTCTGGCCGTGCAAATGGCCTGGCCCGACACAAGCTATGCCGCGCGAAAATTCAAGAAGAAAGAATGCGCAGACTGCCATGACGATTTCGCCAAAAAATACCTCGGACTGAAAAATCTGCACCCCGGGGTCAAGGAGGGGAAATGCCAGGATTGTCACCTTTCGCACGGCATCGTCGGCAAACTGTTACTGGTTGAGGATGGCAACGGCCTTTGCTTCCGTTGCCATAAGAAAGAGGATTTCAATCTGGACAAGAAGGTCGGCGTGCATACCGCCCTGCGGCGCGGGAAATGTACCACCTGTCACAACCCGCATGGGTCCTCCGCGCCTAATCTGCTGGTCTCCGAAGGTGAAGGCATCTGCTTCACCTGCCATAAAAAGGATAACTTCACCCGCAAGGTCGTGCACGGGATCATTCAGGACAAAGGCTGTCGGGTCTGCCATCAGCCCCATTATTCGAAGGAGGCGAACCTGCTCACCATGGAACCCGGGAAACTTTGTCTTTCCTGCCATGACAAGAATAAATCAGCTTTCAAAAAGTCTCATGGCGGGTATCCGGTCGCCGCCAAATCGTGCACCATCTGTCATGATCCGCACAGTTCTGAAAATCCCAACCTGCTCAAGACCAGTCTCCATAGCCCGGTCGCCGAAGCGGAATGTTCTGCCTGTCATAATGCTGCAGATTCGGCTAAGCCTTTCGGCTTGAATACTCCCGCCAATGAGCTCTGTCTGAGCTGCCACGATAGCGGGTCAATCCAGGGGAACGGGGCCGTTAAACATGAGCCATTCAAGGAAGGTAACTGCCTCTCTTGCCACAACCCGCATGCCTCTGAACAGAAAACCCTGCTGCTGAATGCCGGCAACAAGCTCTGTTTTAATTGCCATGAAGATACCAGCCATATTATTCGCTTTCCGCACGCGCCGCTGCAAAGCGAAAAGGGCTGTCTCTCCTGCCATTCTCCGCACTCCGCCGCCTATAAAGGGCTGGTTAATAAGCCGGAGGGGGAACTCTGTTTTGGCTGCCACGCCAAGACAAAAGAGGACGGTGCGAAGAACAAGCACCAGCATGCTCCGTTTAAGGAGAACATGTGCCTCAGCTGCCACAACCCGCACGGCTCAAGCGCCGAGCACCTTTTGACCGATCGTGCCGATACCGTCTGCTACAGCTGTCATTCCGGACTTCAGGGTGAGTTTCAGAAGACCATTATTCACAACCCGGTTCAGGGTGGGCAGTGCATTGCTTGTCACCAAGGTCATGGCTCCGACAATGAAAAACTTCTCAAGGCTACTGGCAAGGAACTGTGCTCCAAGTGCCACGAGGATTCGATTCCTAAAGACTCTGCGGCTTCACTGCACGAACCCTATGTTGATGATGACTGCTTGACCTGTCACGATCCCCACGCCAGTGACAACAAAGGGATGACCACAGAACCGCAGAAGGTTCTATGTCTCAATTGCCACAGTGATCTGGCAGAAAGCATTGCTACCGCTGCGGATAGGCATGCACCAGTCTCCGCGGGCAAGTGCACCGAATGTCATAGTCCGCACCTGTCCAAATTAAAATCGTTATTGTTGGCTGAAACGCCTGATATTTGTCTGAACTGCCATACTGGACTGAAAGCAAAGATGGCGTCAGAAAAAGTTCATTCTCCTGCTGCCAGGGATTGCCTGCGCTGTCATCAGCCACATGCCTCAAAAGGTTCTCGGTTGCTGGATCAGCCTCTGCAATCGCTGTGTGGCGAATGTCACGGGTTCGACAAGGTAAGTTTTCAGAAGGCCCACCTGTCGATTGCAGCAGACGATATGAATTGTATCAGCTGCCACGATCCACATTCATCGAAGGATCCGAAGTTCTTCAAGCCTGTTATGCACGCCCCCTTCGCCGCTAAGTCCTGCGATGCGTGCCATATTGCCGGGAAGGAGTAA